From the Pleurodeles waltl isolate 20211129_DDA chromosome 6, aPleWal1.hap1.20221129, whole genome shotgun sequence genome, the window aagagttgcactgggactcgtctaaGACTCAGTCTGcaagtcagactgacattctcccagatagcttctgcaaatggcttttctgaagactgctgcttccctattaaccgatgtactgagtacactgtaggttggacctcctgggagcatgtacttccacaagttgtactacaagtgtgtggaagtagagtgcaaaggcctaggtgtgcatgctattcatgatcatgggtgttcttgctcctctgtgtctgttgaaaattatgcctcactggaagtatgtgatgttgacctaggtctgcacattctgacatgtgtgggccttggataggacaaggtttagctgactccaatttgttgatagcccttactggtggtgtgtgtgtagagccaaaaacatgttgagctttctatacactcctgggtgtgcatgtattttggaattgtttgttgttctcccccccccccctcaaacacaggcataggtttgtgaatggggtacctaggactgaagcaaccagtatgttgaACCTAGTGTActcactgaggtgtgacacatgagtactgtactagcaaatcccattacaaatcgcagaccttgaggtttgtgattatcatcacatacactgacatatgtagtccaggcaataggcggaggaggtgcagcatgattgttagctgcaactgtcagtactttgatgacaagttattgccagttgttacccatcatgtagattttgtatgtggtatgtgtgggatgacctttgtaggcagggttTCCATTTACTtactctgagactttcaatgatctgtatggtgatctgagctgttacaagtacagtagatgtattgtcagattgaccacttgtgctattccacacaatgcagttcctatggtaaatagttgccctttgtcttcacagctgcaaacatgacacctgcccagaagcatgaatttgagaggcgggccatgaggtacagacacatcctgcaggtgcagtcggggttccgaaggatggcccgtacctaccagtctgatcgggcctccggagcatggtgggcttcaccgcagggtggcccaaggttgcccactatagccaccactaccacaaccactggttctccccaggtggccccagacacaccggggacagttgtccctacatctgcagcacacccaggcccagcagtgtgacagctgcaggacagtccagtgggctaggctccacacggacacagagcacctcggccgggacacaaactgcaccagcaccaacaatcgatcctgcggcattcctggctttggaatgtaagatggacagagttctatggaaggtgaacaatcttagccaggatgtcagctacatcaagaagcgggtcaaatcgatcaggcggaccctccggagggtcaacctctaggaataacttttttctatggacataattccctcccctccctcctcgttccttgttatcatgattagtgggcttgggggattagtgttaggttagtataggttgttagtttagttagtgttagggatgggggtggggggccctgattctttctacttttccttattaagtgtgtgggtgggtgggggtcaatgttggggttcctgtgtgtttggaaaaaaaaactaaaaaataaaaatatatataaaaattataaaacaaaaataacaaaaaaatatatgattgtttaggatagtatagtatgtgtgtaggttagtatgtgttgtcctccatgtgtcctgtctcataatggtgggtggggggttgatgtttagaacgattcgttatatgtgtagagtaagtttaacttaggttagttagggacagttgtgggtaatgagtagtcaggttagattaaggtaggtatgacttttcccttagttgcctctggtgtgattagttttgaataaatatatagataaccctttacattatgtgttaactgctacttgatcatggccttggtaTCAGTGTAGAtaattgttgttctatgacatttgtgtcctgtgctacaaacaaatacaatctgaggtgtaaaatggcagctaccccagtgctaccttggtaagaatccaccatttgttcgaaccaccaatcggagttgacatggatcacaaaggatttttgttgatgagtatgttttctacgtcacaaagtgtgcttccagacttggtattgtggggacagtgttaggtcggactgcagtgtgatgttcagggacaccttcgaagatgaggtcttgttaacactcttgtcttcttgtcttcataactgacatagatcatttgtgtcaatattcagcatcATTACCTATTTGGGTGTTAACTCcgaaagattgattcatgctgtgttttgtagtgtttgcttagattagactgcacagttcaatctgttagtattgcatggtgacaacatttaacaGCCACtaatagttgactttgatatctcttgaggaaccattattctgtccaacacagcatgatggtgtgtggtttctcacttcatcagttattctcctcaggatgggcaggctatgatgcaatcctggccactgtgcagatggttcTGACTACATAATGtcgggacagttgtattgacaagctacatgattggaacactactgtgttatctactgcacagttgatgtgtcaaattacacagagacatatttgttgtgcaagtgctatttattgataggtgctgtagtccaATATGTACATTGTCGATGTTCGCTGAGTccattctagtgaaatcttacatggtgatcctacagaaggggtgtaggtaatgctactgacatgctggggtgatgttacagacagtgcagagggacaggatttgccgattagtaggagagagacattaactgggcatgctgacaagttatacagtggttagcagaacagtcattgagtatagttgttgtaagactggcatttgacaaaacgttggaccttggtcaaagtaggccatggtgcaggaactagtgcttccgggtactcttccgtgtgaatgtgatctgttccatgtcttcttcttctgatgtgtgtgttgcctgcttcgtccttgttgttgttggttgtgaagggacaacacacacctcagtgttagaagacgtggagtcagacatcccggtctttgctccctgtgaaggtcttaagggcagtactgcagcaaggagggtctgctggtttttgagaatagcagccacatcacgatggtaggcagccaggtcggccctgagggagttatgattgcattcgtgcatgcagtggaaggtttggggtgcgaggtgttgtggcaactcccttactgcagtggtgaattccttgacagtttcttgtagtccttgcagtatggatgttagggcttgcatagctgctgcctgatctgcagatgacatcatgcacaaacgcaccccctctaggctggctgccatagtttgcatccccacccgcacctccttggccagctcccgctgtactccaactacagttcgctcaaagctggtgcctgtgtcgtctgagtcctcagctgtattggagctggcaggtcttgcaattggggtggtgggtgggtcctctgcggTGGCtgattgttctgtgctcctccttgtgactgaaggtggggtctggagggtttcaaggaccttttggatagtctcctggggaatgtttatgggctcatcatccatgtcattagggaaatctgggacaggcatatcggcaggagatccatcttcctctgcaatgaaacagggtacaattagtgtgtctgtgttgtgacatttttgacgtgacgtgcctgccttttgatgaattcactttgtgatcttgttttgtgttaatatctgcaatccttcagatgggcattgtttcaggcctatggcccacctgtgtgtcacatgtatgttattgagttatccgacttgtcagcctcatcgcctctaggtgtagaTTTATGCCaactagagaattgccaccttcttgtcctactcgaccctccgtgtatatccattctcatggtgagacctttcagtggctgtaggtgttgtgatggccctggcaccacacttaactatcaggacctgccccaatccctgatcgttcagaTCAACTTAATTttacttgacatgtagcatatcctatgcatggcaatgttatgttgtgatatggatgttgacattgttgatgtgtcctgctgatgttgggtaatgtgtgttacattggattgccctgatagtcttatcagtgtcttattttgttctctgactgtgcaggtgtatttcagtgaccagttccatgtgtcccctcctcaatgctgttgcctgagcagtatgacatttgggatgttgccttgttacccaggcaaaggatggaccctgacatatgcagcatgggtgtatccttagtgctgtgtcgctcctattgttgtttacattggctgatgttagtgacacctatgggcattgacatatgagtgtactggggcctttgtcttgtttcaggagattgttgcagatgtcatcctcaccccctaatttaggtatgtatgttccatggggaggttactgccattggctacttgagctgcacacagatcagaggtggtagtggcaactgttgttgcagttacattgcagttgtcagtttggctagaggattgctaatagggccctagttaatgtaggagatatgttggctgacgagtgccaggatgtaagtttgacgtagtggccttccctcctgtcgtggctttccctttgctccatcgttggaatgacagcatgcccccatgggactgttgttggtgtagtgtaatggtgtgccccagcttctgtttgtgaaggccatgcccccctgtggtgcccctttacccatgccactccatgtatatgatgacttacatgcaatgtgtagtgggtattcccccctgctcacagttgacattattgcattataattccccatgcaacttaccctgcatgtgcgttgtctcgtggtagtctgcactgtcctgtccttgaatccctgtgacgatctcctcagggatgacggctgcaaccatctcctccatgtggtccagggcctcctgtggtgctggactcccccctccagtctgcagtgctgccttcctgttcctggccatcttttccttggtcctgcgtttgcagtcatgccagcgtttcttacactcggtgactgttctgcgtacttcagccacactgttaatcttgtcaacaatttgttgccatatggcctctctcctactgattgacaactttgaggtgataaccaggacccccaccccccacccactaacactaactaaactaacagcctatactaacctaacactaagccccctaaacccacaaagtataagaataaggaaagaggagggaggggagggaatcatgtccatccaaATGTCTAtaagttggccctccggagggtccgcttaatgcaccgcacccgccggttaatatggcgaacatcctgccgcaggcgactcattttcctcaggacacggtccattttacgctgcatgtccacaaaagcagcagggtcaatagctgcagctggggtggtctgtgtgccagctgaagaagtgtggggccatgtagggtcaatgtctgtgggctgccctgcaggtggtcctgtgctagggcctggagcacttgctgatgttgttgccacaacggtcacagctgttggtggtgccacctgggtggtagtggtggtggtggtgttggtggtggctgtcgtgggcaaagaagggccaccggtggaatgccctccaggctccggaggcccattcgtttctatatctgcgggccattcttcggtaccccgactctacctgcagtatatgctggtaccgcattgcccgcctttggaattcccgcatctggatgggtgtcatatttgctgctgggaatacaaatgaaaaaaattacattagcaactgcattgtgtgaaatggcacaagaagtaaatcagacaatacatctactgtacatgtaacagctcatatcatcatacagatcattgaatgtccttgaggaagtacatgacaggccagcctacaaagggcgtatcacacatagcacatccaaaccctacaagatgggtaacaactgacatgttttggcatcatagttctgccagttgtcagctaacaatcatgcagcacatcctccaccaatgccatggctacaaatgtcattggaccggatggaaatctagggccacataatctgcaagttgtaaatggacttgctagtatagtactcatgtgctaaacatgagtgtgtatactaggttcagacaaaagattgaGGGTGGGGGGtttagaaacaactaacaatttcaaacaacaaggacacccaggaagcttatgaaagctgatGTGTTTggccctacacacacaccacaggtaaggtgtatctacaaataggagacagcaaatcctagaccaatcccagcgccacacatgtctggtgatgcagtcctttgtccacatcatatacttccagtaaaccatgacttacaactaacacagagatgcaagaacacccctggccatgatttgcatgcatacctaggccattgcactcaagtgccacatactcatagcactacatgtggagctacatgctgctaggaagttcaacctacagtttaataagtacattagtgaatagggaagcagaagtctgtgggtaagcattttgcagccccattctgggagaatgtgggtctgacaggctgactaaatcacagattaggtccagtgcaactcttgctgatacaagcgCTATCCACATGGCTCAtttccattcacattgcggggcctacaggactgacctaaaatccctaaataagacaataggataaggattggccaactctaaaatggtgagaaaatgaaatcccactcatggaacaagacaaataatGGGCCAGCgcttcacaccttgctatgtgttcaacacacaggagtccatcacacatcaccagcaaacacaacacataagagatatcaacacttactggacttgtcggggtcctcgaaagaagccacctcacccacagtgtagggtgcgggtccacctgtaaggcatagaAGGGAGAAATAtcctcaaattctgtgcactgtccaacaagtccaaagacaaatacaatgtgtaagattacataagtaagtaaagccactcagacatgatgatactgcatccgatatagcatggctaacatgtacataccatgggtctcctgggaaatttacacacacatctgcacacatgcagtggccctaactatcatgtggtggcaaacatgctccttcattagtaggcaaacataataatggagtgtattcgtcacatcatgtgtatccaagagagacatccaaagccactctccttgaggagtgcattaccattcaaccagacattgtggccatgacaaatttatgacacacaggtacaatgtacagaggggcagggacagttgtaaaccctcatgttgttacagtgtcttcatttgatgtggcccagctatgatgagttgcaccaaccatagagatatgaacccattaacaaactgacaagtaatggaccacaccggagccaaaagcacaatttgactagacaaaactcaatacacagccacacagtctagaagaatcacagactgcaaagtaaaagtgaaaggacacccactgtacataatctattacatcacttcctgcataaaatggacgccatttttatcgttatgcatcaacacaatttgacgcatacagtctgggcatcatttatttcgacgcacaggagtaaaaaatgagtccgcatccatatattttgaaatagtctaacacttaaccaattttcagggcataatgttttgtttttcgggcataagtgtcatttttttacgcgtatgggtttgggtaattttaccattttaatgtaatgttacatttgtgacacaactgaggctgattgcacccactttggtcttgacggtgtatgggcagaTGTGAGACATcgtactgctgcggaccatgatctacTACTTCCTTAAtgtgattttcactcttggctgacgcactagatggccatatgtgtggcctacatatgtgtattacacaaattgggcatgtttggcatcaggaaaggatagcaatgtgacgcacataagtacaatacctcaatgcctatggctcaatgtgtgtgcattggctactaatgtagttgttgacccagtgtgtgtgcatcacaagatgcattattgaaaatgtgcTTGTATGACTGGGACGTCAATGTGTCCTAACCTTAGATGCAATTCAGTGTGAAAATGAgaaaggacatgtgttagtcatacatgtagcaacatttgttgtgtgcacttccaacattttgggtaacgtagacaccacaaatgtcaaagcatgcaccggatagatggcagaatcttgttcatgtcaatggtccaaaagttgcccatcacatgtcctaggcacttgttggtgaacccaccgtgagtcaggcacatgtacagactaagtgggtactatgttattgacacggaaagccaaaagtgacccacaactgtaatttcaccccacagttgtggtcatatgactgagccacaactctcctgtggcacgtggccacatatttccagtgatcaattgcacagaggtgtctggttcatgtgtgtgtggttcaatgttgacctgtatatttttaggggtctatgttgtcacagttacattcaggtctcatcatgagtcaatggcaactattcctgtatctactgagtatccttcggagatcaatggaagtaaagccaatgaggacatgagaacctacatggggatggtcccaccctgtcactgcaga encodes:
- the LOC138302184 gene encoding uncharacterized protein, with protein sequence MARNRKAALQTGGGSPAPQEALDHMEEMVAAVIPEEIVTGIQGQDSADYHETTHMQEEDGSPADMPVPDFPNDMDDEPINIPQETIQKVLETLQTPPSVTRRSTEQSATAEDPPTTPIARPASSNTAEDSDDTGTSFERTVVGVQRELAKEVRVGMQTMAASLEGVRLCMMSSADQAAAMQALTSILQGLQETVKEFTTAVRELPQHLAPQTFHCMHECNHNSLRADLAAYHRDVAAILKNQQTLLAAVLPLRPSQGAKTGMSDSTSSNTEVCVVPSQPTTTRTKQATHTSEEEDMEQITFTRKSTRKH